The Coffea arabica cultivar ET-39 chromosome 6e, Coffea Arabica ET-39 HiFi, whole genome shotgun sequence genome contains the following window.
AACTATATGTTCTTtagttcctttttctttttggggaaCATGTTAAAGGCAAGCAACTTATTGTGTATATCACTTTGTAAAACGGTACAAAGGACACAGAAACCCACCGGAGGGGGTAGCCGGCCGTCAATACATATGCACTATCCAATCTcctctcaaaatttttttttaaaaaaaagaatcttcTACTGTGAATACTACTTCCaaggaaaatatatatatatatatatatatatggaagcaACTGACATtaacaagaaaatgaaaactGTAAAAGGAATCAAATTGACAAATTATGAGCACTTCAAATCTTGGAGCTGCCTTGATGAGATATTGAGGTTCATGGTGCAATTCATGTCGGTGGACTTATTTTTCTTGAAGATCAACATTAGCATCAATTTTCCCCTCAATGTTGCTCGGCTAGTCAGAGGGATCCAAGCGTGTTGACTCAATTCATTTCCTAGTACATCCCCGGGCACATTGGCAGAGGATAAATCCACCGGAATGACGAATTTCTTAGTTGATCTGAAATTAGCCTTTCCCCTGGGAACCACAGCTTCTCCTACCTTGTAGTTCTGATAGAAGAATTCAATAGTGCTATTCTGGTACTTGTAGCGACCGAAGTTTGCATTCTTGACAGAGAGCTCTGCAATCATCTTGGTACTAAAAGAAGCATTTGTGTTTAATGTTGAAACCTGGAAATCCTCAAATGCGGCAGACCTCACGCGGAATTTAGGCATCCTCACCTTCATCACCACGAGTGCAAAGACCAATATGACTGCTGTGTGGAATACAGCAAAGGCTGCAACGTATGCAAAACATTTCATCCGTTTCTTGCGACGTTCTTCCCTTTCAGCCAAGTCTGAGGCCACCTCTTGATCATATGCCTTTCGTGCACCGTTCTCTGCCATTGATTTTGATTCTGTTTGGTGTTGGAAATGTGCGATTATTTGCACGACAtgtttgtttaattgttttgattgcTTGATGCTTGGTGACGTATGTAAAGCTTGAAGAAAGCTTTCGCTGGTGATGGAAAAGTTTAGGCAGTCTTGTGGAGGATTTATATTTATAGTGCTAAAGATAGGTGTTCATGGATGTTCGTTAGAGGTCCAAACTTGGGACAACCTTTTTGAAGTTTTCTTGTGAGAGAAtaagtgaactttgctgctgaAGTTAAAGACTTTGTAAACTTTGCTTGTTCTGGTCGCATACGCGCCTACAAGTTTTTGGTGCCTACAAGGAATCAGCTCTTATTGAGCCCCTTTTCCCATTTGTTTAGCATGAAGATCGAACTAAgttaattattttcttataaAGGTATTGAAAAAATATAAAGGAGGGACTAAATCCATACTCTCTTCCTAAATTTTTCTGAATCCATATTTATGCTTCCACGATAGAAATAGTATGCCTTGCACCGTCCTTTTACCTATTTATTtctatttgtcaaaatttttttttagttttactcTATTCTAATTTATGTAAGCTATCGGGTGTTGGTCATTTTCCTAACCAACGTTTCATAGGTTTTGAGATTTTTGGGTCTATCAATTATGTAATACATCAAACTTTGATTCTCAATATGTAACAATCAGACTTGACAAGTCTACAGCATTCCTTGTAAAAATTTTCCGACAGTTGTATCTAGCTTCTCGTCAAGTATTTGGTTACTAAAATGATCAAATGAAGTAGTACGatatctttttctattttttcaccATTAAACAATGttagttttgtgatttattcaTGTGTGAGAAATCTGTTCCTTACTGTGATCACTTTTGAGAACATACCTTTGTGTTATGGAGGCAGATAATTTTTGTAAATTTCATTATGAAAAGATAACTTTAGAATCTGcaaaaaataacaactaaacTTACTAAATGACAAGGGTTTTAATGTCATATGAGTGTTTAGGGTGTGGAATTAATCCCTCCAAAAATATAAATGTCCATCGGATTAGTACCTCACTAATAACTAGTTACAGGACGGGAAATTGATGGAGTTATTGTCCGAAAGTTATCTTACTTAAATTTATGGTACAATTCATGTTGGTGAACTTATTCTTCTTGAAGATCAACATTAGCGTCACTTTTCCTCTTAGTGTTACTCGGCTTGTCAAAGGGATCCAAGTGTGCTGGCTCAATTCATTTCCAAGTGCATCACCTGGCACATTGATAGAGTTAAAATCCACAGGAATAATGAAATTTTTGGTCCATCGCTTATTCGCCTTTCCTTTGGAAACCGCTGCTTCCCCTCCCACATAACCCTGATATAAGAATCCAATGGTGCTATTGTGATACTTATAGCAACCAATGTTTGCATTCTTGACTGAGAATTCCACAATCATCCTTGTGTTGAATGAAGAAGCATTTGTGACTAATGAGGAAATGTCGAAATCCTCAAACGTGGCAGACTTTACCCGAAATTTAGGTTTCTTGACCTTTATCAGGACGAGTGCAAAGACCTATATAACAGCAGTTTGTAACACCGCAAAGACAGCTACATATGCAAAACACTAATAATTCGTTTCTGGCGACGCTCATCTCTTTGAGCTAATGAGGCCACCTCTTCATCCACCATTGTGGAAGCAATGACGTTTTGTTCCCTGTTCTGTGCCATTACTTGGAGGATCTAATTGAAGTATGTCCTGCATATCTATTTTAGTTTTTGGCAGGAGATGTTTCTTGCTATATTTTTTATAGGGTTAATTTATTTATGTATTAATTTGTTAGACTAATTAGTTTTATTGTTACACAACAAATGCATAAATATGATTAGAATTACCTAATTTTGGTTCCCTTACAAGTTAGATACATTTTGACATAATAATTTGAACAAAAAGAGCAACTTTGACATTTAGAGACAATTTAAAGGCCCGATGTAGTGTTCTATTTTAGGCCCAAGGGTTAAGAGATTATAAATAGTCTCTTAGAGTTACTTTTAGGAGGGCTGGTACATTTTCGGATAcagagaaattaaaaaaaatgtaaggtTGGCTCAAATGCAAGAGCTCAAGATTGTCGAAAATTGAGAAGTTTTTTTTACTCTTGGTCTTTATGTATTGTGTTTCAATTTTTGAATTCTTGCATCTCATAATTATTACAAGTAGCTAAATCATTAATTAGGGCAAGGGTTGTAACCTTTGAAGAGTTGATTGGTTTACTTATGGattaattttgatatttatGAATTAATTGTTTAATCTTATGCCCtaatttctttttgatttaGCAATAATCACTCTTCATTCATtcagtttcatttatttgtttttcattgaaataatatattaaatatttattcctGTAGGTTTAACTTCTGAAATACTCCAAATGATTATTACTCTGGTTAATCTTGTACACTTACAGAATTCTATCAATGAATTTCGTTGGTCGCTTAATGAGAAGGTGCTAAAAGAAAAGCTAATTCAGTGTGATGGAAAAGTTTGAGAAGTCACATGGACCATATATAGTCTTACCTTGCATAGAAGGATAGCAGATTTTCTAATTAATTAGTGTCAGTTAGAATTGCTTAGGACTACTTAATTGAAGTTTTCATCCGAAAAAGACTTGAGTATATATTGGGTCCGAAGTACCAAATGGCTTGTTGACAACTTGACATCTGGTCACGCGTTTAAAGGCTgtgatttcttgattttctagATAGCTGGAAGTTACGTAAGAAATTCGAAAGCGCTAGGTTTTATGTAacgaaaaatcgttcaaaatcttcgtcaaataaattttttcatccttcggTTTTAAAATGTTAACTTTACATGccttacaaattcaaattaataaaatttggtTTCAATTTAAATTTTCGACTACTTATTACTTTGAAATCACCACGTGATGCACATGAAGTCATTTTTTATGTATAGAAAAGTTAGATTCCGCAAAAATGAATATGGATTAAGTCAAATCTCACTTTTTTAAGGAAAAGAGTAAATATGATTTAGGTCCAATCCTACCTTTTTAGAACTAAAAATGAATATATATCTAGTCATTTGTTTAATTATAAATGATATTTCACATTTTTTCCCTTAAAAAATGCTCATATATAGGTTACGTAATGAATTCAAGGtaaaaattagtcaaaaaactAGGTTGGAACCAATTTATCGCCTTGATTTTGTAAGAGAtgaaaatttactattttaaaagtgaaggatgaaaaaaattcatttagcaAAATGTAAGAgacattttgaacgattttgCCTATACATAATCTAGATGAATTCGTTTTCCAGGTCTCCTACGTGGTGCTTTCTAATTGGTgagtccttttctttcttttcttttttttttcccgagaTATGAATCATATGTTTCCATTTCCAAGGTAAttgattgggaaaaaaaaactcCTAAGTTTGTCTTTCAACATgagaataattttaaaaaagacGACAGGACCTAAAACTTTTCTAAAATAATTGCTACCATTAAATTAGATAGGTGTGCACCCGTATAGATTTAGGAAAGTTATATAGTATAATATTTGTTTATTGACGAGAACTGAATCACCATTAAATTAGATCGAGTGCGCATTCGTATAGATCGAGGAAAGTCATATAGTGAGAAAATGATGAGATGTAAGATTTAAACATTTGACCTCTTATCTCGCCAAGACTTTTAAGTCATTGGTGGTGGTGAACCGCCCAAACTACTGTCAACTATTGGTTTCTGTATATTATTGTAAGACATACCAAAGTTTGGCCGGTTTAAAAGTGATAATGGTCCCAATCTTCCAGATGACCTTCTAAACAGTAGACCAAGTTGGTATGACCATTAGATTTGACTTTGGACTTGAAcacaaatatgaaaattttagctttttttaaaaaaaataaaatgtcataatttcattaaaatttaCACTAATAGTAGAAATTATATCATCAAacataacatatatatatatatatatatatatatatatataaagcaaATACGAAGGATAGATGCTACAGATTTAAGAAACAGATAAAACAGATCTAATGGGCTTTGTTTTGTTTCACATGATGCACCGCAGAATAAATGTTCAAATGACTATTGGAGATATTCTTATTAGTTATAGGCAACTTAATTGCAAAGgaagttttgaaattttcttaaacTATAAGCACTGATTTGGGGCAACAATGAACGGCAACGTCGTAATTAGCACAGGAATTCTTCTTTCGCTTCAGAAATTACAAACAGAACATATTGGAGAGAGGTTGATTTATCGTCGTGAGCCCTTCACTTTCATTACATCAATGTGGATTGCGGCGAGAAATAGCAGTAGAACTTTTCCAGACATTTGAACGGCAACTTCATAATTAGTACAGGAATTCTTCTTTCGCTTAAGAAATTACAACAATTTTAAGACAGAAGTACAGAACATAATGGAGAGAGCAAGTTCACaaggaaaaaattaaacttGACAAAAACACAATATATCAACACCAAGTCATTACAacaattttgaaaatgaaaccCAATGGAGGAACTTGTTAACGAGGAATATACTAGGAAACAATTCCAGAGAACTTGTATCACGACCAAGTCATCTTGCTAGCATAACGAACTATTGGAGTATATCAAAGACTTCCCAAACTAGCTGTTGAAAATCGTGATCaatcaatacaaatatcttCAAGGTCCCTTGTCTTTTTTCAAATAGAAGCGTCTTTTTTGACAATTCTAACGTAGATTTCAGTGTAACTTGAACGAAATGTGTGGAAAGTCAAGTAAAAACAATAACTGCAGAGCGCGTTATTGGCAGGAAAACTTTTGAGGGCTGATGTAGAAATTCCTGAACTTTGGGCATTTTGGTTATACGAGAATTCTTCAACAAAGGAGCTCTCATGCTAATTCAATTCATCTATAAATGCTCCATTTCACTGCTAAAGTTTTTCCATCACCACCAACTAAACCTTCAACATCTTCCCATTAAGCAAGGGAAAGCCAATAcaccccacaaaaaaaaaaaaaacaa
Protein-coding sequences here:
- the LOC113696370 gene encoding late embryogenesis abundant protein At1g64065-like; this encodes MAENGARKAYDQEVASDLAEREERRKKRMKCFAYVAAFAVFHTAVILVFALVVMKVRMPKFRVRSAAFEDFQVSTLNTNASFSTKMIAELSVKNANFGRYKYQNSTIEFFYQNYKVGEAVVPRGKANFRSTKKFVIPVDLSSANVPGDVLGNELSQHAWIPLTSRATLRGKLMLMLIFKKNKSTDMNCTMNLNISSRQLQDLKCS